The following is a genomic window from Nicotiana tabacum cultivar K326 chromosome 3, ASM71507v2, whole genome shotgun sequence.
agaatgaagaagaaacagacGAGAGCGCAAAATGAGCAGTTATGCTCTGTTTCTGTACATTTTATACTAATCTAACTACTTACTACTTAACCACCTAACTCCTTCTAACTACAACTAATCACAATACTAACTTATTACATATAATTAACTATACACAGCTGCCAATAGTACTTGATTCAACACCCCTTCTCTAGCTAATGGTTGAAAGATATCTTTTAACTTTAGCTCGGACATTAAGTAGTCATGCTGCGCCAAGGCTCTTTGTTAGAAGATCAGCCTGCTGTTCTTTAGTAGGCACATGGTGTGTTTTGATCAGGCCTTGCACTAACTTCTCGCGAACAAAATGACAATCAATGTCAATGTGTTTGGTTCTTTCATGAAATATAGGATTGGCTGCTATTTGAATAGTAGCTTTACTATCACAGTTAAGAGTTATAAGTAGCTCAACCTCCACCCCTAACTCTTTGAATAGCCATGTGACCATGTGAGTTCAGTCACTGCTATGATCATGCTCCTGAACTCTGCTTCTGCATAGCTTCTTGCTACAGTTTCTTGGTTCTTTAACTtccatgaaatcaatgcatccccAAACTTCACCAAGTAACCTGTAACTGATCTCCTGGTCTGTAGACATCCTCCCCAATCTGAGTCACAAAAATCTTCCAGTTTACCTGAGAATCTTTGATATACCTTACCATTCATGTTAGTCACATAGGGTCTGTTGCTATTCTTAAGGACCTAATAGTGTCTAATATGATGCATATTACTGACTTCAAATACAACCTTCTATCTGAGATGGGTTGTTATGTTCTTCCCTGATTTGATTTCTTCACTTTTCAGGAGCTCTTCAGTGGACAGGTGAGGGGGATTGGTAGAGAGGAACATGGACTGTATGTGTTCAACTTTACTCCAAAGAAGTCAGTAGCACTACAAGCTCAAAGTCAAAGCTCAGTTTTAGATACCTTGAATGTTCCAAGGCAAATAAACTCTATAAATACAATAAAGGCCCCAAATAAAGTAGTGAGTATAGCTGTGTGGCATAAAAGATTGGGTCATGCACCCCTAGATACTTTGCAGAAACTAAATGGTTCTTATGATTTTCAAGCTGTTGAATATAGTAGTAAAGACAAGCATTGTACAGTATGCCCCTTAGCTAAACAAACAAGATTACCTTTCTCTCTTAGCCCTACATTCTCCAAATCCTGCTTTCATACAATTTATgatgatgtttggggtccttatAGAGTCCCTACCTATGATGGAAAGAGGTATTTCTTGACCTTGGTGGATGACTGTTTTAGGTATACATGGCTCTTCCTTTAACCTACTAAAGTTGAAGTTGTTGTTGCTCTTAGGTCTTTCTTTACTATGATTAAGAATGTCCACTCTACATCTGTTAAGTTTTTCAGATCGGATAATGGGTGTGAATTCTTCAATTCCCATATGTCAGAATTGCTACAATCTCTGGGGATTATACATCAAAGCTCATGCATCTATACTCTCCAGCAAAATGGAGTTGCTGAAAGGAGACACCGGTATATTCTAGAAGTTGCTCGAGCACTCAGATTTCAGGCTTCAGTACCATTAAGGTTCTGGGGAGAATGTGTTAGTATTGCTGTATACATCATTAAAAGACTCCCTTCAACTGTCCTTCACAAAAAAACATCTTTTGAGATCTTGTTTGGGCATTCACCTTCTTTACAACACATGAGAGCCTTTGGATGCCTAGGATATGTAACTACAGTTAGAAGACCTGACAAATTTGCTCCCAGAGCATGTCCTGTAGTTTTTCTTGGTTACTTTGCTACACAGAAGGGATATAAAATGTTTGGTATTCACACAAAGGAGTTTCATATTAGCAGGGATGTAGTGTTTAAGGAGGATGTCTTTCCTTTCAGCACTTGAACTCTACTAGTTCCACTTTATTCCCAGTTTTAGATATTTCTACTACTTCATCAAGTAGTCCTGCAGATGCTCAGTTcccaccttcttcttcttcttcttttcctgcCTCTCCTATCTCTCCTTGTTCAATTGACCCTTCTATGCCTCTTTCACCTACTAGTTCCATTTTATTCCCAGTTTTAGATATTTCTACTGCTTCATCAAGTGGTCCCGATATTCCTATCCTAAATCATGATGCCATTAGGGTGAGCAGGCCACCCATATGGATGAAAGACTATATTGTTCCTGGTAAAGGAAGTGCACACTGCTGTTATCCAATATCAGACTGTGTCAGCTATGCCAATGTGTCACCTTCTTTTGGGGCTGCTTTAGCTGCTTATTCAGCCATTGTGGAGCCTAAAACTTACAATGAGGCAGTCAAAGATGCCAAGTAGATCTGCCTCTTGGGAAAGTTCCCATTGGATGTAAGTGGGTGTTCAAGGTCAAATATACCTCCTCAGGTGCAGTGGAAAGGTACAAGGCTAGGCTTGTAGCCAAAGGGTATAGCCAGCAGGAGGGGTTAGACTATACTGAGACCTTTTCTCCTGTAGCCAAGATGGTTACAGTCAGGTCAATTCTTGCCATTGCTGCAGCCAAGCACTGGGCCATCTTTCAAATGGATGTGCACAATGCTTTTCTTCAGGGAAACTTACTTGAAGATGTTTACATGGAGGTTCCTCCAGGGTTTGCTAGCCAGGGGGAAGCACAGTGTCTGCAAACTCCATAAGTCCCTCTATGGGCTTAAACAAGCTCCTAGACAATGAAATAAGAAGTTAACAGATGCTTTACTACAACTTGGATTCACTCAAAGTCACTTTAACTATTCATTGTTCACCAGGAAAGTGGAGTGTGAGTTAATAGTAGTGCTTGTTTATGTGGATGATTTGCTTGTAACTGGGAGCAGCCAAAAGTTGATTCTTCAGAACAGAAATGACTTAAAGTTGAAGTTCAAAATGAAGACTTAGGGTGAACTCAAATTCTTCCTTGGAATAGAGTTTGCTAGATCATCTAAAGGAATTGTGATGAATCAAAGGAAGTATGCCTTGGAACTCATTGCAGAAATGGATCTTAGTGGTGCAAAACCAGCTGGTACACCTTTGGAAGCAAATGTAAAACTCACATCTGAAGAATATAACAGGTTCATTCATGATCAATCTTCTCTTGAAACAGAAGACAAGCTGCTAGCAGATGCTGGAAAATACCAAAGGCTAATAGGCAGATTACTCTATCTTACTATGACTAGAGTTGATATTGCCTATATAGTGCAAATTCTAAGTCAATACATGCACAAACCAAAGCAGTCACACATGAAAGCTGCATTGTGAGTGGTAAGGTATATCAAAGGTTCTCCGGGACGTGGTCTTCTAATGCATTCAGCTGAACTGGAGCTCCACTTGATGTTCCCTTGTTATTGAACAAGGTTGTACCTTCATTAACTTCAGAAACTTGAGAGGATTGGGACAGTGCTCTTCTGCTTTCTTCAGAAATAATCACTGAGTAAGCTTTGTTTATGGAAGGTCTAGGAGACATGTTCAAGATCTGATTGCTTGATTGAGAATATGTCTCATTTAGGCCTATGAGAAACTGTAACAGCCTTTGGTACTCAAAGTACTCAACATATTTCTTCGACTCTACACAGCCACACCCAGGGCAGGGTATAAGAACATCAAACTCTACCCATAGTTCcttcaattttgaaaaatatggaGACACAGAAGACAATCCTTGGGCCAGAGTTGCAATTTGTTTATGCAGCTATAACACTCTAGAACCATTAACCTTATCAAATGTTTCTTTGAGGTCCATCCATACTTTGTGCGGACTCGAAGCATAGACCATGCCACTTAGCAATTCAGCACTCACAGAGTTCATAATCCACAATAGAACTATAGCATTACATTTTTCCCAAAGTTCATGAAGAACAGGAGGAAATTTCTCTTTTTGGATATCTTCCATCTACAAACCCTAGCTTACTTTTACCTAGCAGACTAACGCGCATAGTACTACTCCACAAAGTGTAATTCTCAAGTCCTGTCAAGCAGAGATGAGAGAACTACCTGGAGTGTCACTTGGTTGCAGAAACAACGGATGATGCTGATCGATCACTGGTGCTACAGCTACAgcttcgtgagtcgatccattGTCCTCGTCAGTAATCGCCATTGTCAACAAAAATCTAGCTCACACAAATGCCAATTGCTCAAAATCGATCTAACCCTAATTATGGGAATCGAAGCAATTGCTCAAACTCAAATGAGTAACTAACAGAAACAATTTAAGGAAGATGAATCTGGAGACCATGATGAACTCTAGATTCATCTTTGAGCTATGGCGGAGAAAGCTagaatgaagaagaaacagacGAGAGCGCAAAATGAGCAGTTATGCTCTGTTTCAACTAACTGAACTAACAAATGGAATAGTACTGTACATTTTATATTAATCTAACTACTCAACCACCTAACTCCTTCTAACTACAACTAATCATAATACTAACTTATTACATATAATTAACTATACACAGCTGTCAGTAGTacttgattcaacacaatctcCATCTTATCTTCATATGAGAGTGATTACAAAGTTGTAAAGTTTAACCCCAAATAAGTTTCAGAAACCGGGATAGGTAAGCTTAAAAAGTATCCTACTTTAAACTAATATCCACAATCCAAGAGAGATCCTAAACATCTATAACTTTGaaactttttcattttttaaataataCATTTTTTTAGCAAAAGACGTTGAAAAGTTTTGTTTGTGTGTTTGTAATTGCGCAATGTATATAGAACACAGTGCGATTAAGAAGGCATCATATGACTTGGAAACTGTCATGAACTCCTATAACATTacaggaaagaaaaaaagaaagcagTTTAAGCATGGAGTTTATCACATTGTACTTGCATGAGAAGGTTTTTAGGTTGAATTGTGTTAAAGCAAAAGCATCAGATTATGAGAGATCAGTATCATGAATTATAACTCGTAAGAATGACAATCACGCGAACTGGAGCTTTCATTTTGATACAATGAGTTTGGGATACCTGACTTCTATTAACAGAGTTCCACGCATTCCTTCAACAAACAGTGGTTTATTCTATTTAACAGAATTAATAGATCTTTTATTGAAGGTTAACAGAAATAATAACTGTTGAAATATCAAGGAAAGAAACTCTCTTGACAGCAGAAAGAGAACTAGCAAATACTGATTTGGAGGCTTCAAAGACTGGGGAGAAAGATGGTAAGATAAACAATTAGTGAGCACAAGAGCATCGCTGACTAACCTCTAAATTTTGGAGCTTTGCCTCTAGCTTCAATTGATTCTCCAGCTTCTTCCGCTCAAGACGCCCTTCCGTTACCATACGAACACGGCGATCTATAATCTCAGTTTGCATCCTGTTCCACGAGTGGATATAGTTCAAAGCTGATGAAGCTTGTTTTTTCACCGACGGACGTTGTGTCAGGGACTGTAACCTTGCATTTCCTTTCAATCGACGTAAAGATTTCCTAGCCTGCAAACGGAGAAAACTCTATTCAACCTAAAGAGAAGAGTTGAAGCACCTTCTTTGGATGACTCAGACGATAGCAAGACAATAGCGTCATGTAAGATAAGAGAAAATGACACCAGTAAGAACCAGAAAATATTGGCCTGAGATGAGTTTAAATGGAGTAATATGGTCAATGAGGACTCATATAGTCGACCCCAACTAGTTTGGCACTGAGGCGCAGTAgaagtagtagtagtggtagttgTAGTCGTAGTTGTTACAAAGGTTTGAAAGATACACTCCCAATCTTATTTGTTACACAATTTATCAGCTGATTAAACAGATCTTTGGTCTAAGAGTGCAACATCTAGCTGAGACACCGTGAAGGGCACAATCTGATAGCCCTTTGTTGAGTGAAAAGAATACAAATCATATACAACAGTCTGTCACGTACCAATGGGAACCTAAGAGGTCTCTCACTGCATGTTTTGAGGTTATAGAGATGCTCATCTGACATCAGTGGTTCAATTTGTACTAAATAAACCAATAAGCCACCCTGGCAGGATCGGGGATATTTTACTAATATTAAAGGATTTCACTAGTTAAAGGAGTGATCAAAGAAGTGCAGTGGCAGTACAGAAAAGATACCCAAACCATTTTGCAGGatatgcccccccccccccctttttttgaGACTGCAATCCTACTTTATAGCATGATTAAAATGATTTGACAGGAAGTACATTACTTATAATCTTCTGTCACAGTAATAACAGAAGATAGCTTTTTCCCATGCCATGAAATAACATACCAGTAAATATCAGCAACTCCAAAGTCCAAACTAAAGTCATAGTTTTATTTTACCCATCTTCTGTCACAGTAATAGGAAAGACGGCTTTTTCCCATGCCATGAAATAAGACACCAGTCAATTTACCAGCATGTTCCAAGTAAAGTCATAATTTTAAGAATCCTATTCCCTGGTGCCCCAACCCCGCTCAAAGATACAAAAGAAACCATAAAGACGAATTGCATGTGAACTGTAAACAATTAGGATGTTTCAGatatataaaaaaagataaaatgcaCATATGCGATTCCTTAATTTGTTAGTGTCCTAAATTTGGGAGTGTATCTCTGACGATCAGGACTGTAGACAAATGAAGGTTTATATCACTCTGTAACTGCATTGCGTCTCAAGAGAAGTTATTAGAAGAAAAAAGTCACTCAAGAAATATTTAATCGCAAGAAGAATACATTAAAAAGCATCTATATGTtattataaataataattaaatactaTGCTTTTACCACGTAAGCACGGAATGCTGTCTGAATCTTAATAGCTGCTCTGTCATCAATAGGCATTCCCAGCTCTCTCTGATTCTTGATCAAGACACCATTGGTTATTTTGGATGGCTCTTTCTGGAGGGGATCATCCCCTTTGCATCCATTAGACTTTTTGATTGCTGATGTTCCCTGTCTCAAACTAAAAATATGAATCCAGTTGACCTTACAAAGTACCGGTGATTCTAAAATTGATAATGAAAATATAGAAGGAATGAGTTGTCATGGATATCAATTAATGATACAACTTGTGGCCTGAAGAGTACAAATTTTGTCTGAAGCACCATTCGGGGTCTTTCGTCATCTCATTCGATCCAAAAGAAAAGGtaaaaggaaaagaaggaaaaagaagagagaaaagaacaAAGTCTTAACCTAGATAATCAGAGCCAGCAGCCTGCTTGTTCCTAAGATACTAAATACACTGTTTATCAAACACCTTCCCTTTCTTGTCCACAATTGTTATCACATATGTAACTCTAATACTGAGTACAGATATCTAAGGCAATTCATCAGCAAAAAGAGACAAGTGCGGTAGATTACCTTTAATTTTTTAGATTTCCCATCCTTTGATTTTCTCATACCAATTACATTCTTAAGCCAGTCCGCAGAACCCATTGCAGGTGCTTGTTATATATGTCTTACTCTGCTGCAAATCACAACGAACATGGAACTGTATTAGTTGTAAACATATCCAGATTGAAGGTTTATTATTTTACGTAAGCCAGGCTCTTATATTCTCTTAATCAGAGGGTTAAATAGAAAGCAGCTATTTCAAATGGTTGCATTATCCATGAAAATATTCATTCAACTGATCAAGCTGACAACACGAAGTCCTTTTACCCATACAAAAGAAAAAGAGGGGAAGTAAAGAATACTCTAATCGTGGGAAATTTCATGTTGCCTAATATATGTTTAAACTAATTTCAGGCAGCACTAAGAAAATCTaggtttgtattgtatttatgtTTCCTTTTGAGGACTTGATGATGGTCTTCTGAATATATCCGAGTTACTTTATAGGCAGCACCAATTTCTTATAGCataagagatagagaaacaagaGAATGACACAGGCAGCACCAAATTCTTAGTCGCTTGCCCGTGTAGACTCTGgtgtttacttcacatttctcaTTGGGGGCCGCAGGATGGTGAGAGATTTTGGTTGACTACAACTCTAGAAGGAAAATTGAGATCATTTCTACCTAAAATCAAAGCCATTATATTTGTGAATACATTACTTTTATTTCTCAAGGGTGAACTAGCTAAGGCAAATAT
Proteins encoded in this region:
- the LOC107790596 gene encoding protein IQ-DOMAIN 9 gives rise to the protein MGSADWLKNVIGMRKSKDGKSKKLKGTSAIKKSNGCKGDDPLQKEPSKITNGVLIKNQRELGMPIDDRAAIKIQTAFRAYVARKSLRRLKGNARLQSLTQRPSVKKQASSALNYIHSWNRMQTEIIDRRVRMVTEGRLERKKLENQLKLEAKLQNLEVEWSGGPETMEVILARIHQREEAATKRERAMAYAFSHQWRANSSPVFGSGNHEMSKANWGWSWTDRWVAARPWESRVPVHTSPKKVNGKASKTTKSSTTPTKKTPISVKSSLPNGKVTVKAKKPNEVAAQKVSSKVKETTTDKQEVVVEAN